In a genomic window of Nodosilinea sp. E11:
- a CDS encoding DUF421 domain-containing protein: protein MDDVVFFYGGIEPLVRIVVIGTLAYFSLLILLRISGKRTLAQLNAFDFVITIAIGSTFGRLITAKGVSLAESVTAFFTLIFLQYLVSWFIVRSSKFDKLITADPSLLYFRGQFLRKAMKEQRVTQSQLLAVVRENKIGALEHVEAIVMESAGTIAIVKKETSEETPISPVLNNIPEI, encoded by the coding sequence ATGGATGACGTTGTCTTCTTTTATGGGGGAATTGAGCCCCTAGTTCGCATAGTTGTGATTGGCACCTTAGCCTATTTTAGCTTGCTGATTTTGCTGCGGATATCAGGCAAGCGCACATTAGCTCAGTTGAATGCCTTTGACTTTGTGATTACGATCGCGATCGGCTCTACCTTTGGGCGATTAATTACCGCAAAAGGCGTATCATTGGCTGAAAGTGTCACAGCCTTTTTTACACTAATTTTCTTGCAATATTTGGTTTCTTGGTTCATTGTCCGGTCATCCAAATTTGATAAATTAATTACAGCAGATCCCTCATTACTTTACTTTCGAGGGCAGTTTTTACGCAAAGCTATGAAAGAACAACGGGTAACACAATCGCAGTTATTGGCAGTCGTGCGTGAAAATAAAATTGGTGCTTTAGAACATGTCGAAGCCATTGTAATGGAGTCTGCCGGAACGATCGCTATCGTCAAAAAAGAAACCAGTGAAGAAACACCTATTTCTCCTGTACTAAATAACATTCCTGAAATTTAG
- a CDS encoding ion channel — protein sequence MNVPLFILGLILGLLSLLDALWTALWVDGGAGPVTGQITNGIWWVMRNLVRTKRNYWLSLAGPLTQTVTVLTWIGLLWMGWLLMFSADPTSLVYDRTPEPQPTTLIDRIYFVAYTISTVGNGDMYPSRGGWEIVTYFKIWAARALSSGSCLTKICAINGP from the coding sequence GTGAACGTTCCACTGTTTATTCTCGGGCTGATCTTAGGACTGTTGTCACTTCTTGATGCGCTGTGGACAGCCCTATGGGTAGATGGCGGTGCAGGTCCAGTGACTGGTCAAATTACTAATGGGATTTGGTGGGTGATGAGAAATTTGGTCCGCACCAAGCGCAATTATTGGCTCAGCTTAGCAGGGCCGTTGACCCAAACAGTAACGGTGCTTACCTGGATAGGTTTGCTTTGGATGGGATGGTTACTCATGTTCAGTGCTGATCCAACATCGCTGGTTTATGACCGTACACCAGAACCACAGCCAACCACTCTAATTGATCGGATCTATTTTGTTGCCTACACCATTTCAACAGTGGGTAATGGCGATATGTATCCCAGTCGTGGAGGTTGGGAGATTGTGACTTACTTTAAAATATGGGCTGCAAGAGCCCTATCGTCCGGCTCCTGCCTTACTAAAATCTGCGCGATCAACGGTCCATAG
- a CDS encoding phosphomannomutase/phosphoglucomutase — translation MPLSTTINWATLQNGSDIRGVALAGVPGEPVNLTPAVVTTLGQAFATWLSAELGLPTTELTIAIGRDSRLSGPELMGAAIAGMTSLGCRVLDVAMASTPAMFMSTVLPEFACHGAIMMTASHLPFNRNGLKFFTRQGGLGKADISRILELAEQGSFAPATAPGSVESRDLIGAYAAGLVQQIRQSVNHPENFDQPLQGLNIIVDAGNGAGGFFAAQVLEPLGADTTGSQFLDPDGTFPNHVPNPENEAAMASICQAVVAQGADFGLIFDTDVDRSAAVDADGRELNRNRLIALIAAIVLHEHPGTTIVTDSTTSDGLTQFIEGDLGGIHHRFRRGYKNVINEAIRLNEAGQPSWLAIEASGHGAMKENYFLDDGAYLASKLLVELAKTRLSGQRLTNLLAPLQDPHDSQEYRLKILAPEAQVYGAEVMTQMKDFVATQADWAIVPNTYEGVRVACQSPAENGWFMVRMSLHDPVLPLNIESTVPGGVAKIAERLQTFFSSLAELDITALEQ, via the coding sequence ATGCCCCTATCCACCACCATCAACTGGGCCACACTACAAAACGGCTCTGACATTCGCGGCGTTGCCCTCGCGGGTGTCCCTGGCGAACCGGTCAACCTCACCCCGGCGGTGGTCACTACTTTGGGCCAAGCCTTTGCCACCTGGCTATCCGCAGAGTTGGGTCTGCCCACGACTGAGTTGACCATTGCGATCGGGCGCGACAGTCGCCTCTCTGGACCGGAGCTGATGGGAGCGGCGATCGCCGGCATGACCTCCCTGGGCTGTCGGGTGTTAGATGTGGCCATGGCCTCGACCCCGGCCATGTTTATGAGCACGGTGCTGCCCGAGTTTGCCTGCCACGGCGCGATTATGATGACCGCCAGCCACCTGCCCTTCAACCGTAACGGGCTGAAGTTTTTTACCCGCCAGGGCGGCCTCGGCAAAGCGGACATATCGCGCATTCTAGAATTGGCAGAGCAGGGCAGTTTTGCCCCTGCGACAGCCCCCGGCTCAGTAGAAAGCCGCGATTTAATCGGGGCCTACGCCGCTGGTCTGGTGCAGCAGATTCGCCAGTCGGTCAACCACCCCGAGAATTTTGACCAACCCTTGCAAGGGCTCAACATTATTGTCGATGCGGGCAACGGTGCGGGCGGCTTTTTCGCTGCTCAGGTGCTTGAACCGCTGGGGGCCGACACCACCGGCAGCCAGTTTCTCGACCCCGATGGCACCTTCCCCAACCACGTACCCAACCCCGAAAATGAGGCGGCGATGGCCTCGATCTGCCAGGCCGTAGTTGCCCAGGGGGCTGACTTTGGCCTGATTTTCGACACCGATGTCGATCGCAGCGCCGCAGTCGATGCCGACGGGCGCGAACTCAACCGCAACCGCCTGATCGCGCTGATTGCTGCGATCGTGCTGCACGAGCACCCTGGCACCACCATCGTCACCGACTCCACCACCTCCGACGGGCTGACTCAGTTTATTGAAGGCGACCTGGGGGGCATTCACCATCGCTTTCGGCGGGGCTACAAAAATGTGATTAACGAAGCCATTCGGCTCAATGAAGCGGGGCAGCCCAGCTGGCTTGCGATCGAAGCCTCGGGCCACGGGGCGATGAAAGAAAACTACTTTTTAGACGACGGGGCCTACCTCGCTAGCAAGCTGTTGGTCGAACTGGCCAAAACTCGCCTGAGCGGCCAGCGGCTTACCAATCTGCTTGCCCCCCTGCAAGACCCCCACGACAGCCAGGAGTATCGACTGAAGATTTTGGCCCCCGAGGCCCAGGTCTACGGTGCTGAAGTGATGACCCAGATGAAAGACTTTGTCGCCACTCAGGCCGATTGGGCGATCGTGCCCAACACCTACGAAGGGGTGCGCGTGGCCTGTCAGTCGCCCGCCGAGAACGGCTGGTTTATGGTGCGGATGTCGCTGCACGACCCGGTGTTACCCCTAAATATAGAGTCAACTGTGCCGGGAGGTGTGGCTAAAATAGCTGAACGTCTTCAGACCTTTTTCTCGTCCCTGGCTGAGTTAGATATTACGGCGTTAGAACAGTAA